One Brassica napus cultivar Da-Ae chromosome A5, Da-Ae, whole genome shotgun sequence DNA window includes the following coding sequences:
- the LOC106451780 gene encoding ATP sulfurylase 1, chloroplastic-like yields the protein MASMSAVLSKSPFLSQPLSKSPSSDLPFSAATVSFPSKSHRRGGVIRAGLISPDGGKLVELVVAEPRRREKKHEAGELPRVELTAIDVQWMHVLSEGWASPLGGFMRESEFLQTLHFNSLRLDDGSVVNMSVPIVLAIDDEQKASIGESKRVALVGSDGNPVAILSDIEIYKHPKEERIARTWGTTAPGLPYVEEAITNAGNWLIGGDLEVLEPVKYYDGLDRFRLSPAELRKELEKRGADAVFAFQLRNPVHNGHALLMTDTRRRLLEMGYKNPILLLHPLGGYTKADDVPLSWRMKQHEKVLEDGVLDPETTVVSIFPSPMHYAGPTEVQWHAKARINAGANFYIVGRDPAGMGHPVEKRDLYDADHGKKVLSMAPGLERLNILPFRVAAYDKTQGKMAFFDPSRPQDFLFISGTKMRTLAKNKENPPDGFMCPGGWQVLVDYYDSLTPAGKLPVPA from the exons ATGGCTTCCATGTCTGCCGTCCTCAGCAAATCCCCTTTCCTCTCTCAGCCTCTCTCCAAATCTCCATCCTCCGATCTCCCCTTCTCCGCCGCAACCGTCTCTTTCCCCTCGAAATCGCACCGTCGCGGCGGAGTAATCCGCGCCGGACTCATCTCCCCCGACGGCGGGAAGCTCGTGGAGCTCGTGGTGGCGGAGCCGCGACGGCGGGAGAAGAAGCACGAGGCGGGGGAGCTGCCACGCGTGGAGCTCACGGCGATCGACGTGCAGTGGATGCACGTGCTGAGCGAAGGCTGGGCAAGTCCGCTCGGAGGCTTCATGAGAGAATCCGAGTTCCTCCAAACTCTTCATTTCAACTCGCTTCGTCTTGACGACGGATCCGTCGTCAACATGTCCGTGCCTATCGTCCTCGCTATTGACGACGAGCAGAAGGCTAGTATCGGCGAGTCCAAACGCGTCGCGCTTGTTGGTTCCGACGGTAACCCCGTCGCTATCCTCAGCGA CATTGAGATTTACAAACATCCCAAGGAAGAGAGAATAGCAAGAACTTGGGGTACGACGGCTCCAGGTTTGCCTTACGTAGAAGAAGCCATTACCAACGCTGGAAACTGGCTGATTGGGGGTGATCTCGAGGTTCTTGAGCCAGTCAAGTACTATGATGGGCTTGACCGTTTTAGGCTTTCCCCTGCTGAGCTTCGCAAGGAGCTGGAGAAGCGTGGCGCGGATGCTGTCTTTGCTTTCCAGCTTAGGAACCCGGTTCACAACGGTCATGCACTTCTTATGACTGATACTCGGAGGAGACTTCTTGAGATGGGATACAAAAATCCTATTCTTTTGCTTCATCCGTTAGGAGGGTACACAAAGGCTGATGATGTTCCTCTAAGTTGGAGGATGAAGCAGCACGAGAAG GTGCTAGAGGACGGTGTTCTTGATCCAGAGACAACAGTGGTTTCGATATTCCCGTCTCCTATGCATTATGCTGGTCCAACCGAAGTGCAGTGGCACGCAAAGGCGAGAATCAATGCCGGTGCAAACTTTTACATTGTGGGTCGTGATCCAGCCGGGATGGGTCACCCAGTTGAAAAACGTGATCTCTACGATGCCGATCATGGAAAGAAAGTACTAAGCATGGCCCCTGGACTTGAAAGACTCAATATCCTTCCTTTCAGG GTTGCTGCATATGACAAGACACAAGGCAAAATGGCTTTCTTTGATCCCTCGAGGCCTCAAGATTTCTTGTTCATCTCCGGCACTAAG ATGCGCACATTGGCCAAGAACAAAGAAAACCCTCCGGATGGATTCATGTGCCCAGGTGGATGGCAAGTTCTTGTTGATTACTATGACAGCTTGACTCCAGCAGGTAAACTACCGGTTCCGGCCTAA